One genomic segment of Chitinophaga sancti includes these proteins:
- a CDS encoding 2'-5' RNA ligase family protein — protein sequence MNFERNERPRRPYSPPGADKDQDPNKERPGGYFKPDFNNEREGKPGGYNQDNDRPNFNRDRGEGGGGYNRGDRDGGGGGYRPRDNGGYGGGGGYDRGGSGGYGGGGDRDFNREGGGGGYNREGGGGGYNRGGGGGYDRGGSGGGGYDRGGGGGGYNRGGGGGGYDRGGSGGGGYDRGGGGGGYNRGGGGGGYDRGGGGGGYNRGGGGGGYDRGGGGGGYNRGGGGGGYDRGGGGGGYNRGGGGGFGGGGGGGFRPRPGGGGARRPFTPKPDNKIYFIALLPTAEVGKEIIKIKQDFAENFGPVYALKVLPHITLQVPFTADPALEKAFCDELAEFAKTQAPFEVSLNGFGTFPNKQNRVLFINVEKSETMSALHRQLINFLRKEFGFSTMLARTGFTPHVTVAFKDLEDAQFEKAWPEYENKEYTASFKVNNLYFLRHNGKSWEVLQKCKLGGA from the coding sequence ATGAATTTTGAGAGAAACGAACGCCCCCGCAGGCCCTACTCTCCTCCTGGTGCAGACAAAGACCAAGATCCCAATAAGGAGAGACCAGGCGGTTACTTCAAACCCGATTTTAACAATGAAAGGGAGGGCAAACCTGGTGGTTACAACCAGGACAATGACAGACCTAATTTTAACCGTGACCGCGGCGAAGGCGGCGGTGGCTATAATCGCGGTGATCGCGATGGTGGCGGCGGTGGATATCGTCCACGCGACAACGGTGGCTATGGAGGTGGCGGCGGTTACGATCGCGGCGGCAGTGGTGGCTACGGTGGCGGCGGAGACCGTGACTTCAACCGTGAAGGCGGTGGTGGTGGCTATAACCGCGAAGGCGGTGGTGGCGGCTACAATCGTGGCGGCGGCGGTGGTTATGATCGCGGCGGCAGTGGTGGTGGTGGTTACGATCGCGGCGGTGGCGGCGGTGGTTACAATCGCGGCGGCGGTGGTGGTGGTTACGATCGCGGCGGTAGCGGCGGTGGTGGTTACGATCGCGGCGGCGGCGGTGGTGGTTACAATCGCGGCGGTGGCGGCGGTGGTTACGATCGCGGCGGTGGCGGCGGTGGTTACAATCGCGGCGGCGGCGGTGGTGGTTACGATCGCGGCGGTGGCGGCGGTGGTTACAATCGCGGCGGCGGTGGTGGTGGTTACGATCGTGGCGGCGGTGGCGGTGGCTACAACCGTGGCGGTGGTGGCGGCTTCGGCGGCGGTGGCGGCGGTGGATTCCGTCCAAGACCAGGTGGCGGTGGCGCAAGACGTCCGTTCACTCCTAAACCAGATAACAAAATCTACTTTATCGCCTTGCTGCCTACAGCAGAGGTAGGTAAAGAGATCATCAAAATAAAGCAGGATTTCGCTGAAAACTTCGGTCCTGTGTATGCGCTGAAAGTATTGCCGCATATCACACTCCAGGTTCCTTTCACAGCTGATCCGGCACTGGAAAAAGCTTTCTGCGATGAACTGGCTGAATTTGCTAAAACACAGGCGCCTTTCGAAGTGTCCCTGAATGGTTTTGGTACATTCCCAAACAAGCAGAACCGCGTACTGTTCATCAATGTTGAGAAGAGCGAAACTATGAGCGCCCTGCACAGACAACTGATCAACTTCCTGCGTAAGGAATTTGGCTTCAGTACCATGCTGGCTCGTACAGGTTTCACCCCTCACGTAACCGTGGCCTTCAAAGACCTCGAAGATGCACAGTTCGAAAAGGCTTGGCCTGAATACGAAAACAAGGAATACACTGCTTCATTCAAAGTGAACAACCTGTATTTCCTCCGTCATAACGGTAAATCCTGGGAAGTACTGCAGAAGTGCAAACTGGGTGGTGCGTGA
- a CDS encoding FecR family protein, giving the protein MSEQIENIDTLIVRSLENSLSPSERTMLQKWLDEDATHRRYFDEIRRTWTITGDHDTTFIPDTEANWQRFKERVYTTDTSALQVVSNRKMYLRIAASITGIAVATLLYFTLRGPNEITTLTAANEKTTITLPDGSKVYMNQNSRLRYDKQLAGAERAIHLEGEAFFEVANQPGRPFVVYANETQTQVLGTSFDVRAYAATPVEVTVVTGKVAVSHDTHKLVVTPGRKVTFAAGKQPEENANNDANFIAWKENKFVFDGTEIHDILKTLENYYGVKIVAERAIDTFHLNRMFVRIPPLPKVLDSITDMTNSGWLKDGDTYRIYKK; this is encoded by the coding sequence ATGTCTGAGCAAATTGAAAATATTGATACGCTGATTGTACGCTCGCTGGAGAATTCACTCTCCCCTTCTGAGCGAACCATGTTGCAAAAATGGCTGGATGAAGATGCTACGCATCGTCGCTACTTCGATGAGATCAGGCGTACGTGGACAATCACCGGTGATCACGACACCACATTTATCCCTGATACCGAAGCTAACTGGCAGCGCTTCAAAGAGCGTGTATATACAACTGACACATCAGCATTGCAGGTGGTGAGCAACAGGAAAATGTACCTGCGTATCGCAGCCAGTATTACTGGTATTGCAGTAGCGACCCTACTCTACTTCACGCTGCGTGGACCGAATGAAATCACGACGCTCACAGCGGCTAATGAAAAGACGACTATTACCCTGCCTGATGGTAGTAAGGTATATATGAATCAAAACAGTCGTTTACGTTATGACAAACAACTGGCTGGTGCAGAAAGAGCGATTCACCTGGAAGGGGAAGCATTTTTTGAGGTAGCGAACCAACCGGGAAGACCATTTGTGGTATATGCGAATGAAACACAGACGCAGGTATTGGGGACTTCTTTTGACGTTAGGGCATATGCTGCCACACCTGTGGAAGTTACAGTGGTAACTGGAAAGGTGGCAGTGTCACATGATACGCATAAACTAGTGGTGACACCGGGTCGTAAAGTAACTTTTGCAGCAGGGAAACAGCCTGAAGAGAATGCAAATAATGATGCGAATTTTATAGCGTGGAAGGAGAATAAATTTGTGTTTGATGGTACAGAAATTCATGATATACTCAAAACGCTGGAGAATTATTATGGGGTGAAGATTGTAGCAGAAAGAGCGATAGACACCTTCCATCTAAATAGAATGTTTGTCCGGATCCCACCATTACCGAAGGTATTGGATTCAATTACAGACATGACCAACTCGGGCTGGTTAAAAGACGGAGATACTTACAGGATATACAAGAAGTAA
- a CDS encoding RNA polymerase sigma-70 factor, with product MQAVLRTFSSTAPTYASGNTDKGYFCTMPENAALQKLLQENEQLFMETLFRNWFPFVCKTIYRIVQDTATAEDLAQDVFIKIWNRRAELQEVYFKAYLHKAAINMALDYVDKKKRRGVHMELGEQHEPVQAENPGAGMNLQQTTQHIQQAVDRLPEKCREIFILSRYEELSYKEIAATLNISVKTVENQMVTALKKLRISLQDYLQVTILFIAGAALYPLLLQF from the coding sequence ATGCAAGCTGTACTCAGGACATTTTCCAGTACTGCCCCTACCTATGCTAGCGGGAATACGGACAAAGGTTATTTTTGTACCATGCCGGAAAATGCTGCATTGCAAAAATTATTACAGGAGAATGAGCAGTTGTTCATGGAAACACTGTTCAGGAACTGGTTTCCGTTTGTCTGCAAGACAATCTACCGCATTGTACAGGACACTGCCACTGCGGAAGACCTTGCACAGGACGTATTTATTAAGATATGGAACCGTCGGGCTGAACTACAGGAAGTTTACTTTAAAGCTTACCTGCACAAAGCCGCGATCAATATGGCATTGGATTATGTTGATAAAAAAAAGCGTAGAGGCGTACATATGGAACTAGGTGAACAGCATGAACCAGTACAGGCGGAAAATCCAGGCGCTGGTATGAACCTGCAACAAACTACCCAACATATTCAGCAAGCTGTAGACCGGCTGCCGGAAAAGTGCAGAGAGATCTTTATACTTAGCCGATATGAAGAACTATCATACAAGGAGATTGCCGCTACCCTGAATATCTCTGTAAAAACAGTAGAGAACCAGATGGTGACGGCCCTGAAAAAATTACGAATTTCCCTGCAGGATTATCTGCAGGTCACTATCCTGTTTATAGCAGGAGCGGCGCTTTATCCTTTACTTTTACAATTTTGA
- a CDS encoding carboxypeptidase-like regulatory domain-containing protein has translation MKKIMLVLAVAVFCAYAFRTSDEGSISGKVTPADGANNAWAIMGTDTLKATVNDGTFSLQQAKAGTYTVIVSAKSPFQDVTIANVRVEDGKATDLGEIKLAEK, from the coding sequence ATGAAAAAAATAATGTTAGTCCTTGCGGTTGCTGTATTCTGTGCGTATGCATTCAGGACAAGTGATGAAGGAAGTATCTCAGGAAAAGTAACTCCTGCAGATGGTGCAAACAATGCATGGGCGATTATGGGAACAGATACTTTGAAGGCGACTGTTAATGATGGAACCTTTTCCTTACAACAGGCCAAAGCCGGCACATATACCGTGATAGTTTCTGCCAAAAGTCCATTCCAGGATGTGACGATTGCAAATGTGAGAGTAGAAGATGGCAAAGCAACAGATCTCGGAGAAATTAAACTGGCAGAGAAATAA
- a CDS encoding Bax inhibitor-1/YccA family membrane protein, with the protein MALFQPNNPVLNEKTFQQAALKSTDNSMTVKGTANKTAFLLALVICAAVYSWGILAREGNYIPFLMIGGIGGFVLAIVISFKKEWAPYLSPAYALAEGLFLGVISAMYSSLYDGIVLQAVGLTFGTAVAMLVLYRLGVLRATEKFRAIVYTATAGIAVFYLIALVLRLFSVDIPFLHEGSMIGIIFSLVVVAIAALNLILNFDMIEQGAAQGMPKWFEWYAAFGLLVVLVWLYLEILRLLSKLNRR; encoded by the coding sequence ATGGCATTATTCCAACCCAATAATCCCGTCCTGAATGAAAAGACATTTCAGCAGGCTGCCCTGAAGTCTACGGACAATTCAATGACAGTAAAGGGTACTGCCAACAAGACTGCTTTCCTCTTAGCGCTGGTGATCTGTGCTGCTGTTTACTCATGGGGTATCCTCGCAAGAGAGGGTAACTATATTCCTTTCCTGATGATAGGTGGTATCGGTGGTTTTGTACTGGCAATCGTTATTAGTTTTAAGAAAGAATGGGCGCCTTATTTGTCACCTGCTTATGCACTGGCAGAAGGTTTGTTCCTCGGCGTTATTTCCGCAATGTATTCCTCATTATATGATGGTATTGTACTGCAGGCTGTAGGTCTGACTTTTGGTACTGCTGTCGCAATGCTGGTGCTTTATAGATTGGGTGTGCTGCGTGCGACTGAGAAGTTCCGTGCGATTGTGTATACAGCGACTGCAGGTATTGCAGTATTTTATCTGATTGCGTTGGTACTGCGTCTGTTCTCTGTAGACATTCCTTTTCTGCATGAGGGTAGCATGATTGGTATTATCTTTTCATTGGTGGTAGTAGCGATTGCTGCGCTGAATCTGATTCTGAATTTTGATATGATTGAGCAGGGTGCAGCACAAGGTATGCCTAAGTGGTTTGAGTGGTATGCAGCGTTTGGTTTGCTGGTGGTGCTGGTGTGGTTGTATCTTGAGATACTGCGACTGCTGTCTAAGTTGAATAGAAGATAG
- a CDS encoding 2-oxoacid:acceptor oxidoreductase subunit alpha, which produces MSNTSVQQIEDVVIKFAGDSGDGMQLTGTQFSNNTALVGNDLSTFPDFPAEIRAPQGTLAGVSGFQLHFSSNRIFTPGDACDVLVAMNAAALKANLKSLKKGGIIIANTDGFDAKNLRLANYPDGVNPLEDGSLVNFQLHTMDVTKMTREALKESTLGMKEKDRAKNMFVLGFLYWLYDRSLESTENFLNDKFGKKPEILDSNLKVLKAGYNLGDTVEAFTTRYRVEKARMEPGTYRSITGNTALSYGLIAASQKANLPLFLGTYPITPASDILHELSRYKNFGIRTFQAEDEIAGIASAIGASYGGHMGVTTTSGPGMALKGEAIGLAVMLEIPLLIINIQRGGPSTGLPTKTEQSDLLQAYYGRNGECPLPVISASTPSDCFDVAYEAFRLSIAHMTPVILLSDGYIANGAEPWRFPKSDDLKPIPVKFKTALEEGEDTYLPYHRDENLVRPWAVPGTPGLEHRIGGLEKQNITGNVSYDPENHQVMVRIRQEKVDKIADHIPPQTIELGPEKGKVLVLGWGSTYGSIKTAVLELLAEGHEVAHAHIRYLRPFPKNLGEILHNYDKVLIPEINNGQLIKIIREQFLIDAQGYNKIMGVPITKGELVIKIREMLQA; this is translated from the coding sequence ATGTCAAATACTTCGGTTCAACAGATAGAAGATGTGGTGATCAAGTTCGCTGGGGATAGTGGTGACGGTATGCAGTTGACGGGAACTCAGTTCTCCAATAATACCGCCCTGGTAGGTAATGACCTCAGCACTTTCCCTGACTTCCCGGCCGAAATCCGTGCCCCTCAGGGTACCCTGGCCGGTGTGAGCGGCTTCCAGCTCCACTTCTCCTCCAACCGTATATTTACCCCTGGTGATGCCTGTGATGTACTGGTGGCTATGAACGCAGCAGCGTTGAAGGCCAACCTCAAATCCCTGAAAAAAGGCGGTATCATCATCGCAAATACTGACGGTTTTGATGCAAAAAACCTGCGCCTCGCCAATTACCCTGATGGTGTAAACCCACTAGAAGATGGTTCCCTGGTGAACTTCCAGCTCCATACCATGGACGTAACCAAGATGACGCGTGAAGCGCTCAAGGAAAGCACCCTCGGTATGAAAGAGAAAGACAGGGCCAAGAATATGTTCGTGCTTGGATTCCTCTACTGGTTGTACGACCGTAGCCTGGAAAGCACCGAAAACTTCCTCAACGACAAATTCGGAAAGAAACCTGAAATCTTAGATAGCAACCTGAAAGTGCTGAAAGCAGGTTATAACCTGGGCGATACCGTAGAAGCCTTTACCACCCGCTACCGTGTGGAAAAAGCAAGAATGGAGCCCGGTACTTACCGCAGCATTACAGGTAACACTGCCCTCTCTTACGGCCTCATCGCCGCCAGTCAGAAGGCAAACCTGCCCCTGTTCCTGGGTACTTACCCTATTACACCGGCATCTGATATCCTGCATGAGCTGAGCCGTTATAAAAACTTCGGTATCCGCACTTTCCAGGCAGAAGATGAAATCGCAGGTATCGCTTCCGCAATCGGTGCGTCCTACGGTGGCCACATGGGGGTAACTACTACCTCCGGTCCGGGTATGGCACTGAAAGGTGAAGCCATCGGTCTGGCAGTAATGCTGGAAATTCCGCTGCTGATCATAAACATTCAGCGTGGCGGTCCTTCTACAGGTTTACCTACCAAAACGGAACAATCTGACCTTTTACAGGCATATTATGGCCGTAACGGGGAGTGTCCGTTGCCGGTAATCTCCGCATCCACCCCATCAGACTGTTTTGATGTGGCTTACGAAGCTTTCCGTCTTTCCATCGCACATATGACACCCGTGATCCTGCTGAGTGATGGGTATATCGCAAATGGTGCTGAGCCATGGCGTTTCCCTAAGTCAGACGACCTGAAGCCAATTCCGGTTAAGTTCAAAACAGCACTGGAAGAAGGTGAAGACACTTATCTCCCTTATCATCGTGATGAAAACCTGGTGCGCCCCTGGGCAGTACCTGGTACACCTGGTCTGGAACACCGTATCGGTGGTCTGGAAAAACAGAACATCACTGGTAACGTGAGCTACGATCCTGAAAACCACCAGGTAATGGTACGCATCCGCCAGGAAAAAGTAGATAAGATCGCAGATCATATTCCTCCTCAGACTATAGAACTGGGTCCTGAAAAAGGTAAGGTACTGGTACTGGGCTGGGGTTCTACCTATGGTTCAATCAAGACTGCCGTACTGGAACTGCTGGCAGAGGGACACGAAGTAGCACATGCACATATCCGCTACCTGCGCCCATTCCCTAAAAACCTGGGTGAGATCCTGCACAACTATGATAAAGTATTGATTCCTGAAATCAACAACGGTCAGCTCATCAAGATCATTCGTGAGCAATTCCTGATCGATGCACAGGGTTATAACAAGATCATGGGTGTGCCTATCACAAAAGGCGAATTGGTGATTAAGATCAGGGAGATGCTGCAGGCATGA
- a CDS encoding DUF6134 family protein, with translation MKSLVLSLLFSFLMLEIAAQTHSYEIRYGSHVIGNITAVQKVTGTARKIAIQSNVDMKPLAKFNLNINCDYDDNVLLLANAKRTTGKEGDDKYSITKRDGKNYSINHNGERSVLNNTDIVHTVAELYFFEPHHITSIFSELQGAFLPLRSLGNGLYELTLPEGKKNVYKYEKGTLVQVEIPQAFGKALVVKIT, from the coding sequence ATGAAAAGCCTCGTACTGTCTTTATTATTTTCATTCCTGATGCTGGAAATAGCCGCACAAACGCATAGCTATGAAATTCGCTATGGTAGTCATGTGATTGGCAACATTACCGCTGTGCAGAAAGTAACAGGAACCGCCAGAAAGATTGCTATCCAGAGCAACGTTGATATGAAACCCCTTGCTAAGTTTAACCTTAATATTAACTGTGATTACGACGACAATGTCCTGTTGCTTGCCAATGCAAAACGTACTACCGGAAAGGAGGGAGACGATAAGTACAGCATTACTAAAAGAGATGGAAAGAATTACAGCATCAATCACAATGGGGAACGGTCAGTGCTGAACAATACAGATATCGTACATACGGTAGCGGAGTTATACTTCTTCGAACCTCATCATATCACCAGTATATTTTCAGAGCTGCAAGGCGCCTTCCTGCCACTCAGGTCATTGGGGAATGGATTATATGAGCTGACCCTGCCAGAGGGCAAAAAAAACGTGTATAAATACGAAAAAGGCACATTGGTACAAGTAGAGATACCACAGGCATTTGGAAAAGCGCTGGTGGTTAAAATAACTTAG
- a CDS encoding Gfo/Idh/MocA family oxidoreductase, which translates to MQRISMLGSGFIGRFYADSLQGQRSRDKIVSIYSRREESAQKFAADYQVAHWTTDMEASIAHPDVDVVCIALPNNLHEAAVLLCCKHKKGVICTKPLGRNAEEAKRMLEAVEKAGIFNGYLEDLVYTPKFLKALDSVKNGALGKILWAKSRETHPGPHSEWFWDKEQAGGGCMLDLGCHCVEIARSFIGKDIKPVEVMCWADTQVKPIDAEDHAIGLVKYENGAIGQFEVSWTFRGGLDLRDEVMGTEGTIWINNFLRTGFDMFTTGKGADYVAEKAESNSGWLFPVGDELNDLGYNHMFTDMFAAMEQQRAPQETFYDGYVVNAILDAAYRSAASKLWEPVKLEIWRGRENVGKDVTQQDYDSQYYLVKEEMTHYGTKKVILKDKVSGQIIEKVID; encoded by the coding sequence ATGCAACGTATTTCCATGTTAGGCTCAGGCTTCATAGGCCGATTTTATGCTGACTCGTTACAGGGGCAGCGTAGCCGTGATAAGATTGTAAGTATTTATTCCCGCAGGGAAGAAAGTGCACAAAAGTTCGCAGCAGACTACCAGGTAGCACACTGGACGACCGATATGGAGGCATCTATTGCCCATCCTGATGTGGATGTAGTATGTATTGCACTGCCCAACAATCTACATGAGGCAGCGGTATTGCTCTGTTGTAAACATAAAAAAGGCGTGATCTGTACCAAGCCCCTGGGCCGTAATGCAGAAGAAGCCAAACGTATGCTGGAAGCCGTAGAAAAGGCAGGCATCTTCAATGGTTATCTCGAAGATCTGGTATATACACCCAAGTTCCTGAAAGCACTTGATAGCGTGAAGAACGGAGCATTGGGCAAAATACTCTGGGCAAAATCCAGAGAAACACATCCCGGCCCGCACAGCGAATGGTTCTGGGATAAGGAACAAGCCGGCGGAGGCTGTATGCTGGACCTGGGTTGTCACTGCGTGGAAATAGCCCGTTCATTTATCGGCAAAGACATAAAACCTGTAGAGGTGATGTGCTGGGCCGATACACAGGTAAAACCTATCGATGCCGAAGACCATGCCATCGGGTTAGTGAAGTATGAAAATGGCGCTATCGGGCAGTTTGAAGTCAGCTGGACTTTCAGAGGTGGTTTGGACCTGCGTGATGAAGTGATGGGTACAGAAGGTACTATCTGGATCAACAATTTCCTGCGTACAGGTTTTGATATGTTCACCACCGGAAAGGGGGCAGACTATGTAGCTGAAAAAGCGGAAAGCAACAGCGGATGGTTATTCCCTGTAGGCGATGAACTGAATGACCTGGGCTACAATCACATGTTCACCGATATGTTCGCAGCCATGGAGCAGCAACGTGCACCACAGGAAACGTTTTACGACGGGTATGTGGTGAATGCTATTCTGGATGCCGCTTATCGCAGTGCAGCTTCTAAATTGTGGGAGCCGGTAAAACTGGAGATATGGAGAGGTCGTGAAAATGTAGGTAAAGACGTTACTCAGCAGGATTACGATTCACAGTATTATCTTGTCAAGGAAGAAATGACGCATTATGGTACGAAGAAAGTGATCCTGAAGGATAAGGTGAGTGGGCAGATCATTGAAAAGGTGATAGACTAA
- a CDS encoding MFS transporter has product MKVSTSIRLSVMMFLEFFIWGAWFVTLGTYLSANLHADGIATANVFSTQSYGAIIAPFIIGMIADKFFNAERILGVLHLAGAVLMFQMFRAEDVSVFYPYVFAYMVLFMPTLALVNSVSFRQMKNPEKEFSVIRMFGTIGWIIAGVLVSAFAWDSEAGVAAGFMKNTFAMAGIASVILGIYSFSLPKTPPIKDKNQKESIGEILGLDAIRLLKNGNFLIFFISSILICIPLAFYYQNAHRFFEEMKMPHVTVMMTIGQLSETFLILLIPVFFKKYGFKKTIMAGMLAWAIRYALFAYGDANDLLFMLIIGIALHGICYDFFFVSGQIYTDAQAGEKYKSAAQGLITLATYGVGMLIGFWVAGLISDHYKDLPLAEFWRRVWIIPAGIALVVCFLFLVLFKEKQTKTAL; this is encoded by the coding sequence ATGAAAGTAAGTACCAGTATCCGGCTATCCGTTATGATGTTCCTTGAGTTTTTTATCTGGGGGGCATGGTTTGTTACATTAGGAACATATTTGAGCGCGAACCTTCATGCAGATGGTATCGCCACAGCCAATGTATTCTCCACACAGTCATACGGCGCTATTATCGCTCCTTTTATCATCGGTATGATTGCCGATAAGTTCTTTAATGCTGAGCGCATCCTTGGCGTACTGCACCTTGCAGGCGCTGTGTTGATGTTCCAGATGTTTCGTGCCGAAGATGTAAGCGTATTCTATCCTTATGTGTTTGCTTACATGGTACTCTTTATGCCAACTCTAGCATTGGTGAATTCCGTTTCTTTCCGCCAGATGAAAAATCCTGAAAAGGAATTCTCTGTGATCCGCATGTTCGGGACCATCGGCTGGATTATAGCAGGTGTGCTGGTTTCTGCTTTTGCATGGGATAGTGAAGCTGGTGTAGCTGCAGGATTCATGAAAAACACCTTTGCTATGGCAGGTATAGCGTCTGTGATCCTGGGTATCTACAGCTTTAGTCTGCCAAAGACACCACCGATAAAGGACAAAAACCAGAAAGAAAGTATTGGTGAAATTTTAGGTCTTGACGCCATTCGCTTATTGAAGAATGGTAACTTCCTCATTTTCTTTATTTCCTCTATCCTCATCTGTATTCCGCTGGCGTTCTATTACCAGAATGCACACCGTTTCTTCGAAGAAATGAAAATGCCACATGTAACGGTGATGATGACCATTGGTCAGTTGTCAGAAACTTTCCTGATCCTCCTGATCCCCGTATTCTTCAAGAAATATGGTTTCAAAAAGACGATCATGGCTGGTATGCTGGCATGGGCCATCCGTTATGCATTGTTCGCATATGGTGATGCAAATGATCTGTTGTTTATGCTGATTATCGGTATTGCACTGCATGGTATCTGTTACGACTTCTTCTTCGTGTCTGGTCAGATCTATACAGATGCCCAGGCAGGTGAAAAATATAAGAGTGCCGCACAGGGTCTGATCACGCTTGCTACCTATGGTGTAGGTATGCTGATCGGTTTCTGGGTAGCAGGTCTTATTTCTGATCATTACAAGGATCTGCCTTTAGCTGAATTCTGGCGCCGGGTGTGGATCATTCCTGCAGGTATTGCACTGGTGGTATGCTTCCTCTTCCTCGTACTCTTCAAGGAAAAACAAACCAAAACAGCTCTGTAA
- a CDS encoding DUF2071 domain-containing protein, with protein sequence MQNPFLSAEWRNLLMINFQADPAVLQRYVPYRTELDTWNDTHYVSLVGFMFQNTKVLGLSIPFHRHFEEVNLRFYVRYKDGQEWKRGVVFIKELVPKHAIPFVANTIYKEKYATHAMRHRWKHAEKELEVSYEWKVGAHWNHLTAKADAAPLPITPGSEAAFITDHYWGYTHMGAEKTGEYQVTHPQWRTHSMIDYSYQVDTAALYGDEFVPMLSQQPISALLAEGSGITVLPKRIL encoded by the coding sequence ATGCAAAATCCTTTTCTATCCGCTGAATGGCGCAACCTGCTCATGATCAATTTTCAGGCAGATCCGGCTGTGTTGCAGCGCTATGTACCTTATCGTACCGAACTGGATACATGGAATGACACACATTATGTGAGTCTCGTGGGGTTTATGTTTCAAAATACGAAAGTGCTCGGCTTGTCAATTCCATTTCACAGGCATTTTGAAGAGGTGAATCTACGGTTTTATGTGAGGTATAAGGATGGGCAGGAATGGAAGAGAGGCGTGGTTTTTATTAAGGAACTGGTGCCTAAGCATGCGATCCCTTTTGTAGCTAATACTATTTATAAAGAGAAATATGCCACACATGCCATGCGGCATAGATGGAAACATGCTGAAAAGGAGCTGGAGGTGAGTTATGAATGGAAGGTGGGTGCACACTGGAATCATCTCACAGCAAAAGCAGATGCGGCGCCGTTGCCTATTACCCCGGGTAGCGAAGCAGCATTCATTACTGATCATTACTGGGGATATACCCATATGGGCGCTGAAAAGACCGGTGAATACCAGGTGACGCATCCACAGTGGAGAACGCATAGCATGATTGATTATAGTTATCAGGTGGATACAGCGGCATTGTATGGGGATGAGTTTGTGCCTATGCTGAGTCAGCAGCCGATATCGGCTTTGCTGGCGGAAGGGTCGGGAATTACAGTGCTCCCTAAAAGGATTTTATAA
- the nth gene encoding endonuclease III — protein sequence MTKKERFAFVLNYFEQHAPNAETELLYDNPYQLLVAVILSAQCTDKRVNMTTPAIFKKYPDAESMSHATFDELFPLIRSISYPNNKTKHLIGMAQMLMEDFNGEIPDSVSELVKLPGVGRKTANVITSVIHHQPNMAVDTHVFRVSARIGLTTNAKTPLQTELQLLKYIPEEKVHIAHHWLILHGRYICVARSPRCGECGIRPACKYYKTLVKAQ from the coding sequence ATGACAAAGAAAGAACGCTTTGCCTTTGTATTAAATTATTTTGAGCAACATGCTCCCAATGCGGAGACTGAACTGCTCTACGATAATCCTTATCAATTACTGGTGGCCGTCATCCTGTCTGCGCAATGCACAGATAAAAGGGTGAATATGACCACACCGGCTATCTTTAAAAAGTACCCGGATGCGGAAAGTATGAGCCACGCCACATTTGATGAGCTATTCCCGCTGATCCGCAGTATCAGCTATCCCAATAACAAGACGAAACATCTGATCGGGATGGCACAGATGCTTATGGAAGACTTCAATGGGGAGATACCTGATTCAGTATCAGAACTGGTCAAGCTACCAGGGGTGGGACGAAAGACAGCCAATGTCATTACTTCTGTTATACATCATCAGCCTAATATGGCTGTTGATACCCATGTGTTCCGTGTATCTGCACGTATCGGGTTGACGACGAATGCCAAAACACCTTTGCAGACAGAGCTGCAATTGCTGAAATATATTCCTGAAGAGAAAGTTCATATCGCTCATCACTGGCTCATTCTGCATGGCCGGTACATCTGCGTGGCCAGAAGCCCCAGGTGTGGGGAATGTGGCATCAGGCCTGCCTGTAAGTACTACAAGACGCTGGTAAAAGCACAATAA
- a CDS encoding FtsB family cell division protein yields the protein MRNKYFVSAAAFVIWLAFIDSKNFISQYELTSEVNKLEEQKAFFSEEIIKTRKEQEELLSSPDKLEKFAREKYLMKKDDEDLFIFTEEK from the coding sequence ATGCGAAATAAATACTTCGTATCAGCAGCGGCATTTGTAATATGGCTGGCATTTATTGATAGCAAGAACTTCATCTCCCAGTACGAACTCACTTCCGAAGTGAATAAGCTGGAAGAGCAGAAGGCTTTCTTCAGCGAAGAAATTATTAAAACCCGCAAAGAACAGGAAGAATTACTGTCCAGTCCTGATAAACTGGAAAAGTTTGCCCGTGAGAAATACCTGATGAAAAAGGATGATGAGGACCTTTTCATCTTCACTGAGGAAAAATAA